In Oryza sativa Japonica Group chromosome 3, ASM3414082v1, one DNA window encodes the following:
- the LOC107280794 gene encoding L10-interacting MYB domain-containing protein-like — translation MAATVVEENQGANNVEWTDENTRIVCELLAEQVRIGNRSNTHLNKVGYDNVIAKFEEKTGLRYQKLQFKNKWSKLRNEYNLWKKLIARETRLGWDQARATIVASDDWWARAKKDLPGCAKFKLRGIQNEHLLQQIFEDLRNTGDDHCNPTSGNLPQSSTQPSSTINVDTKAVNEGDDDDSNDEDFSPPPKRGKAAAGKEAKKPKTSGGHWFYEQMSCFVDNQEKSAASVESLVKREDTSGCAIKDVMALVKECGAVFGTKEHFIATEIFTKKYEREIFMTLDNSEERFAWLTMKHEFKMAKYSK, via the exons ATGGCAGCAACAGTAGTAGAGGAAAATCAAGGTGCAAATAATGTTGAATGGACAGATGAAAACACTAGGATAGTTTGTGAGTTGCTCGCTGAACAAGTTAGGATAGGAAATCGCTCAAATACCCATTTGAACAAGGTGGGGTATGATAATGTGATtgcaaaatttgaagaaaagaCTGGCTTACGCTATCAAAAGCTGCAGTTCAAGAACAAATGGAGCAAGCTGAGGAATGAGTATAATCTATGGAAGAAACTGATAGCTAGAGAGACTAGATTAGGTTGGGACCAAGCTAGGGCTACTATTGTTGCATCTGATGATTGGTGGGCAAGAGCCAAGAAG GATTTGCCAGGTTGTGCAAAGTTCAAGTTACGGGGGATTCAAAATGAACATTTGCTCCAACAAATATTTGAAGACCTTCGAAACACAGGAGATGACCACTGTAATCCTACTAGTGGAAATTTACCGCAAAGTTCAACCCAACCTTCCAGTACTATTAATGTAGATACAAAAGCTGTGAATgaaggtgatgatgatgatagtaATGATGAGGATTTCTCACCTCCTCCCAAGAGAGGTAAGGCAGCAGCTGGTAAGGAAGCCAAGAAACCCAAGACCAGTGGTGGACATTGGTTCTATGAACAaatgagttgttttgttgataaccAAGAGAAATCAGCTGCGTCTGTTGAGTCTCTTGTCAAGAGGGAGGACACTTCAGGGTGTGCCATCAAAGATGTCATGGCTCTAGTGAAGGAATGTGGTGCTGTATTTGGTACCAAAGAGCACTTCATTGCTACTGAGATTTTCACAAAGAAATATGAGAGAGAGATCTTCATGACCTTGGATAATTCAGAAGAAAGATTTGCATGGCTCACCATGAAACATGAATTCAAGATGGCCAAGTATTCCAAGTAG